In the Prochlorococcus marinus str. MIT 9312 genome, ACTCACTATAACCTTAACGATAATACTGTTGCAGGATTGGAAGTTAATAATAAGCCAATTTTTAGTGTTCAGTATCATCCAGAAGCAGGACCTGGTCCACATGACTCTGATTATTTATTTAAAAAATTTGTTTCTCTAATGTTAGAAAGATGTTGACATATTGTTTTCTTTTGATTTGATTATTACATTTGATACATTAATTTTTTGGAGGAATTAGGTCATAGAAGATTTCCAAAAGCTAACTGTTTCTTTAAGAGGAAACCTCGATGTAAAAGCAAATATTATTGTTTTTACTTTTAAAGGGCAACTTGATGCCTTCTCAGAAAAACAATTTAAGACTTTTGTAACTAATAATTTAAAAAATGAGCTTCCATTCGTTATTGATCTTACAAAAATTGATTTTGTAGATTCTTCGGGTCTTGGAGCTCTTGTTCAGACTGCTAAAGAATGTAAAAAGTTGAAGTTAGGTTTCTCGGTTGTTGGTAATTCAAGAGTTGCTCAAACAATTAAACTCGTGCGTTTAGGCGATTTTCTTAATTTAAAAGCGAGTCTTGAAGATGCATTAATTTACTTAAAAAATTGAATTATTGGATTCAAAACTTGGCTCCATATGGAGCTCCTGATGAAATAGGTGTTATTCAACTTGCTTGGCTTGGGGATTCAGTATGGGAACTTCATCAAAGACTAAGACATATACATTTCCCTTTGAAATCAAAAGAACTTCATTTATCAGTAGTCAACGAGGTAAAAGCAGAATCTCAATCAAAATCTTTAAGTCAAATTGAACATTTGTTGAATGAAAATGAAATGGATTTAATTAGACGTGCTAGAAATAAAACAAAGAAATACCCAAAGTCTTCAAACCCTACCATTTATTCCCGAGCAACTGGATTTGAAACCCTGATCGGTTGGCTATTTCTAAAAGACCCTCAAAGATTGTCAGCTCTTTTTGAGCACCTTGAAATCAAAATGAATTGAATTAATGAAAAACTTACCAAAAAATAATTATTCAAGAAAAAATAGAAAACAGGACAAAAATAATTCTGATTCTAATTTCTACTCAAAAAACACAAATTCATCAAAAAAACATAATAGATTTCCCATCCATTCTTCTAAAAATCAAGGGGTTAACAATTTAGATGAAAGTTATAAAAAGAAAGATAACTTTTCATATTTAAAAAAATCAAAGCCAATAAATAAATCTAATATTAAAGTCTCTTCCAACTCTCAGGATATTTATCAAGACCTTGCAAATAAAAAAAATTTTGATGATTGGATATGGGGGAAACATTCGGTTTTTGAGGCTCTTATTAATCAAAGAGCTATTAACAGGATTTGGTGTACCTCAGAAATCTTTTCTTCAGAGAAATTTTATATTTTACTCAAAGAACTTAAATCAAAAGGTGTCCTTATTGAAGAAGTTTCTTGGAATAGGCTTTCGCAATTGACTTTTGGTGCTTCACATCAAGGTGTCGCGTTGCAATTAGCATGCTCTAAAACAATTTCCCTAGAAAAATTAATCGATTTTTCTAAAAGGAACACTTCAAATCCAATTATTCTTGCCTTAGACGGAATTACTGATCCACATAATGTTGGTGCAATTATAAGATCAGCAGAGGCATTTGATTGTAAGGGTATAATAATTCCTCAAAGAAGATCTGCTGGATTAACAGGAACGGTTGCGAAGGTTGCTGCAGGAGCTTTGGAACACTTGCCAGTAAGTAGAGTTGTTAATTTAAATAGGGCATTAGAAGAGCTAAAGAAAAATGGTTTTATGGTTATTGGATTATCTGGAGATGGTCAATTATCTATCTCAAAGTTTCATGAAAAGACTCCCTTGGTAGTAATAGTGGGAGCTGAAGATAAAGGTATTTCTTTGCTTACTCAAAAAAAATGCGATTTTTTATTAAAGATTCCTCTTAAAGGAAAAACATCAAGTTTAAATGCATCTGTTGCAGCCGCAATTTCTCTTTTTCATTTGACAAATAAATAATTTTTTTGTTAAAAATAATTTTTATAATATTTTCTAAAATATTGTTGTTTCAATATATTTATATAATTAATGATAAATTATTGAAATATTACTACAAAATTGTATAGAATTTAACAAGAACTGAGGTCTGAATTAAGGCCAATAAAATTGATTAGAAATTTTGGAAACAAACTCGGATTAGCTTGGTGGGCTAAAATTGAGACTGAACAGCCTAAAACTACCTATTGGTATGGTCCTTTTATTACAAAACGTAGTTTAAGGGAAAACATGTCTTTTTTTATTAAAGATCTTTCTGATGAAGGTTTTGCTAAAATTGAACATAGTTTAATTCGTTGTAAAAAAGAAGAGCCATTAACTGTTTGATATTCTTAAAATTTTAATAAATAAGATGAGAAATGGATTTTAATTCTCTCAGAAAGAAAATTATTACTAAAAAAGCTTCCGTTAAGGAATTAGTAAATGATATTTTTTTAAAAATCGATTCTGATGATCCTGAAATTAATTCATATATTTGTACTACAAAAGATAATGCAATCCAGCAAGCTGAAAATATAGATAAATTAATTCAAAATGAAGAAATACTTCCTCCTCTTGCAGGAATGCCAATAGCAATTAAAGATAATATTTGCACTAAGGGTGTCCATACCACTTGTGCGAGTAAAATGCTCAAAGGTTTTATCGCACCGTATGAGTCCACAGCTTCAGATAAATTATGGTCCTCAGGTGGCATTTGTTTAGGCAAAACAAATTTGGATGAATTTGCAATGGGCAGTTCAACAGAAACTTCTGTATTTGGCGTTACTTCAAACCCTTGGGATATTAGTAGAGTTCCAGGAGGAAGTTCTGGAGGCAGTGCCGCTTCTGTTGCTGCTGGATTATGTTCTGCAGCTATAGGTTCTGATACTGGAGGATCAATAAGACAACCAGCTTCATTTTGTGGTGTTGTAGGACTTAAGCCTACCTATGGAAGAGTAAGTAGATGGGGACTAGTAGCATTTGCTAGTTCTCTTGATCAAATTGGTCCAATTACAAATACTGTCTCAGATGCCGCTGAAATTCTTTATTCAATATCTGGTAAAGATCCCTTAGATTCAACATGTCTTGATCAACCAGTACCAAATTATTTGATTAATTTAAATAAGTCTATAAAGGATTTAAAAATTGGAATCATTAAAGAATGCTTTGAACATCCTGGTCTTAATACCGAAGTTAAAGATTCTGTTCTTTGTGGAGTAGAAAGATTCAAAAACTTAGGAGCCGAAATTA is a window encoding:
- a CDS encoding STAS domain-containing protein, translating into MEDFQKLTVSLRGNLDVKANIIVFTFKGQLDAFSEKQFKTFVTNNLKNELPFVIDLTKIDFVDSSGLGALVQTAKECKKLKLGFSVVGNSRVAQTIKLVRLGDFLNLKASLEDALIYLKN
- a CDS encoding ribonuclease III domain-containing protein, which produces MNYWIQNLAPYGAPDEIGVIQLAWLGDSVWELHQRLRHIHFPLKSKELHLSVVNEVKAESQSKSLSQIEHLLNENEMDLIRRARNKTKKYPKSSNPTIYSRATGFETLIGWLFLKDPQRLSALFEHLEIKMN
- the rlmB gene encoding 23S rRNA (guanosine(2251)-2'-O)-methyltransferase RlmB; this encodes MKNLPKNNYSRKNRKQDKNNSDSNFYSKNTNSSKKHNRFPIHSSKNQGVNNLDESYKKKDNFSYLKKSKPINKSNIKVSSNSQDIYQDLANKKNFDDWIWGKHSVFEALINQRAINRIWCTSEIFSSEKFYILLKELKSKGVLIEEVSWNRLSQLTFGASHQGVALQLACSKTISLEKLIDFSKRNTSNPIILALDGITDPHNVGAIIRSAEAFDCKGIIIPQRRSAGLTGTVAKVAAGALEHLPVSRVVNLNRALEELKKNGFMVIGLSGDGQLSISKFHEKTPLVVIVGAEDKGISLLTQKKCDFLLKIPLKGKTSSLNASVAAAISLFHLTNK
- a CDS encoding DUF1816 domain-containing protein, which translates into the protein MIRNFGNKLGLAWWAKIETEQPKTTYWYGPFITKRSLRENMSFFIKDLSDEGFAKIEHSLIRCKKEEPLTV
- the gatA gene encoding Asp-tRNA(Asn)/Glu-tRNA(Gln) amidotransferase subunit GatA, with the translated sequence MDFNSLRKKIITKKASVKELVNDIFLKIDSDDPEINSYICTTKDNAIQQAENIDKLIQNEEILPPLAGMPIAIKDNICTKGVHTTCASKMLKGFIAPYESTASDKLWSSGGICLGKTNLDEFAMGSSTETSVFGVTSNPWDISRVPGGSSGGSAASVAAGLCSAAIGSDTGGSIRQPASFCGVVGLKPTYGRVSRWGLVAFASSLDQIGPITNTVSDAAEILYSISGKDPLDSTCLDQPVPNYLINLNKSIKDLKIGIIKECFEHPGLNTEVKDSVLCGVERFKNLGAEIIEVECPRFNDGIATYYVIAPSEASANLARYDGVKYGFRSEEGSNLIDMTSKSRAEGFGDEVQRRILIGTYALSAGYSDAYYKKAQKVRTLIRNDFDKAFKKVDILLTPTCPTTAFLKGDFSNDPLSMYLSDLLTVPANLAGLPAISIPCGFDTKGLPIGLQLIGNVLEEDKILNAAHIFEIDAQVIKNRL